Proteins from one Penicillium digitatum chromosome 2, complete sequence genomic window:
- a CDS encoding Glycosyl hydrolase 71 family protein, whose protein sequence is MTSQHSWFRGPELRSIVFDAPTPSTWIVLRRVNEHEHRKDPDHSAVSYASVKYQCKKHGDASKIAFVRIYKQLPHLGTEFDDDATRAKQARAWTPPELVAYKTLTDKQSEVTPRLLGYREEEQESSALVPAGFLVSFAWEQVPGVQLGDSLGAKVFWDMTDDQRHSIREAFKNKTIRKTETIGFRPLFSGPSHLVWDSASGNLFMVGFRQWIEVKPTPWSEAKSYWFDLAKPPKKVNWSEWGRKAMYDMNDSN, encoded by the exons ATGACTTCGCAGCATTCCTGGTTCCGGGGCCCCGAGCTCCGTAGTATTGTCTTCGATGCCCCTACGCCCTCTACCTGGATTGTCCTCAGGCGCGTTAACGAACACGAGCACCGAAAGGATCCTGACCACTCCGCTGTCTCCTATGCCTCCGTTAAGTACCAGTGCAAGAAACACGGAGATGCTAGCAAAATCGCGTTCGTTAGGATATATAAGCAACTGCCCCACCTCGGCACAGAGTTTGACGATGATGCTACCCGCGCCAAGCAAGCTAGGGCGTGGACTCCGCCCGAGCTAGTAGCATACAAGACTCTTACCGATAAGCAGTCGGAAGTCACCCCCCGCCTCCTAGGGTATAGGGAAGAGGAGCAAGAGAGCTCTGCTCTTGTACCCGCTGGCTTCCTGGTCTCGTTTGCGTGGGAGCAAGTGCCTGGTGTCCAGCTAGGAGATAGTCTTGGCGCAAAGGTCTTCTGGGATATGACTGATGATCAACGCCACAGTATTCGGGAAGCCTTTAAGAACAAGACAATCCG TAAGACCGAAACTATTGGCTTTCGCCCTTTGTTCTCTGGTCCCTCGCATTTAGTCTGGGATTCCGCCTCCGGTAATCT TTTTATGGTCGGCTTCCGCCAGTGGATTGAGGTTAAGCCAACACCCTGGAGTGAGGCAAAGTCCTACTGGTTCGACCTAGCTAAGCCACCCAAAAAGGTCaactggtctgaatggg GGCGTAAAGCAATGTATG ATATGAATGACTCGAACTAA
- a CDS encoding FMN-binding split barrel, translated as MGRNLTNPSRVSNTAHRYKHRATLQLQRWQWTPYLRSSKQIDGLILSLTPNSHRQLPLCLPVRLRDPRHGRERKAVDHKLIENSVLTDRWDHSCVLPDRAEMQSTVILEVKIVDSSGKICNGSVSDERKDSRTEQVTSSV; from the exons ATGGGACGAAACTTGACCAACCCTAGTAGGGTGTCTAACACTGCCCATCGGTACAAGCATCGAG CCAC CTTGCAGCTGCAGCGATGGCAATGGACTCCCTATCTACGAAGCAGCAAGCAAATAGACGGGCTGATCCTGTCACTTACGCCTAACTCGCACAGACAACTACCGCTCTGCCTTCCTGTACGGCTACGCGACCCTCGCCACGGACGAGAAAGAAAAGCTGTGGACCATAAATTGATCGAGAACTCTGTTCTTACGGATCGTTGGGATCACTCGTGTGTGCTGCCGGACCGTGCTGAGATGCAGTCGACTGTCATCCTAGAGGTGAAGATTGTGGATAGCAGCGGCAAGATCTGTAATGGAAGTGTCTCGGATGAGCGTAAGGACTCAAGAACCGAGCAGGTCACTTCCAGTGTCTAG
- a CDS encoding Peptidase M24, structural domain has product MAACRSLVRQCAVFMRSSRPLSHSLRQLPRCNPLPRSYATSVAAAELKFGQPLHETHPHILSPGELTPGITALEYAQRRSKLANKLPKGAIAVLAASEVKYRAQGIFNEYRQDSNFFYLTGFNEPNALAIIGNDGSGDNHIFHLYVREKDPKAELWDGARSGTQAAVDVFNADETGNIEQIGDILPAIVQGATEVYSDIPTFDGSRSSLNRYLYGATVASEKLKKVVDHHRVRPLKHLLNEMRVFKSENEVVQMRRLGQASGRAFTEAMRQDFTREKDLYSFLEYQFKVNGCDTNAFVPVVAGGQNALAIHYTRNDDALKDGDLVLVDGGGEWGSYISDITRTWPVNGKFSDPQRDLYNAVLKVHRCCLALCRETSNLSLDKLHGIAENGLKDELKSLGFDLSGNALNTLFPHHLGHYIGLDVHDCPGYSRGYDLKAGQCITIEPGIYVPNDERWPAHFRGIGIRIEDSVCVGDEHPIVLTPEAVKEVEDIEALRN; this is encoded by the exons ATGGCGGCATGCAGGTCTCTTGTTCGCCAATGTGCCGTCTTTATGCGCTCATCTAGGCCTTTGAGTCATTCATTGCGCCAATTGCCTAGATGCAACCCTCTGCCTCGCAGTTATGCGACCTCGGTCGCCGCCGCGGAACTCAAATTCGGCCAGCCGCTGCATGAGACGCATCCCCACATCCTCAGCCCAGGTGAAC TTACGCCCGGGATAACTGCCCTTGAATATGCGCAACGTCGATCGAAACTCGCCAACAAGCTACCCAAAGGCGCGATTGCAGTGCTGGCTGCCTCAGAGGTCAAGTACCGCGCACAAGGAATCTTCAATGAGTACCGCCAGGATTCCAATTTCTTTTACCTGACGG GATTCAATGAACCCAATGCACTCGCGATTATCGGGAACGACGGTTCTGGCGACAATCACATCTTTCATTTATATGTGCGGGAAAAGGACCCCAAAGCAGAACTCTGGGACGGGGCGCGCTCCGGCACTCAGGCTGCTGTGGACGTCTTCAATGCGGATGAG ACGGGAAACATTGAACAAATTGGAGATATCTTGCCAGCCATTGTCCAGGGAGCGACAGAGGTTTACTCGGACATTCCAACATTTGATGGTTCAAGATCGTCCTTGAATCGGTATCTGTATGGGGCAACAGTCGCGTCGGAGAAGCTGAAGAAGGTCGTCGACCACCACAGGGTCAGGCCACTAAAGCACTTGCTGAACGAAATGAGGGTGTTTAAGAGTGAGAATGAGGTTGTACAGATGCGCCGACTGGGGCAAGCGTCAGGGAGAGCTTTCACCGAGGCTATGCGGCAAGACTTCACCCGAGAGAAAGATCTCTATTCTTTCCTGGAGTACCAGTTCAAGGTGAATGGCTGTGATACTAACGCTTTTGTCCCGGTTGTCGCGGGTGGTCAG AACGCCTTGGCTATTCATTACACCCGAAATGACGATGCATTGAA GGACGGTGATTTGGTTCTCGTTGATGGCGGTGGT GAATGGGGGAGCTATATTTCTGACATCACTCGAACATGGCCTGTCAATGGCAAGTTCTCCGATCCCCAGCGGGATCTGTACAATGCTGTGCTCAAGGTGCACCGGTGCTGTCTTGCTTTGTGCCGCGAGACTTCCAACCTTTCTTTAGACAAACTCCATGGTATCGCCGAGAATGGATTGAAAGACGAGCTCAAGTCGCTTGGCTTTGATCTGTCCGGCAAT GCACTGAACACTCTATTCCCGCACCATCTAGGCCACTATATTGGCCTGGACGTCCATGACTGCCCTGGGTATTCTAGAGGCTACGACCTGAAAGCAGGTCAATGTATAACGATTGAACC GGGTATCTATGTTCCCAACGATGAACGATGGCCCGCCCACTTCCGCGGGATCGGAATTCGCATCGAAGATAGTGTTTGCGTCGGAGACGAACACCCTATTGTTCTAACCCCTGAGGCCGTCAAGGAG GTGGAAGACATTGAAGCACTGCGTAATTAG
- a CDS encoding Regulatory subunit Dfp1/Him1, central region: MATRRPLANVSNATNSPHRAGLLPVKRARTNQMEMPYGQPPLKKQLMGNMEYETRSTTWQNTNTDSKLFARRSNNGNPSAFEKKLVAAREKERQPLVKHVKAEKAPADTMDSIRQWQQHYRKAFPQFVFYFDSIPEDVRRRFSRQVIALGAREEKFFSRLVTHVVTSRAIPPELAIPVEPESTADVANGDGTMQTVNPSLLERNSETHLHAFLKTETRRDQGTMDILQRARQMGMKIWALEKLQRMITAINDSDIGALYEQAARGRAAGGRAAGGNTVNGRGENDLSRVLRQELLNGPSDRDPLASIEVIMFKGPFVYIHDMNEKTKPVMVREYPRVARRQDGSWPQFRSAPLGKCPFIDEPPSRKEYDLHRLRQLNKEKKVASHVAHGSRNAKPKAAVPVQVPESVTTTEIANSQPLAKQDELVSPPIQNEIQKPSFEETQERKTSESFIPPHFPRTGPFYVGREPAASGVQPSNMTSAIRSQMISSTAAAPGAKAGLSKEVHGLKRKVLEKGTGGFAAGSMAAPQRRGDGFTAVPMKMNINPPGKSNHLNEDEAKQSEVAGSKRQRDDKEEQKKPECRRDPKPGYCENCMDKFDDFEEHTLTRKHRRFATNSTNWAALDALLSEIQRPLKSEFEYGQI, from the exons ATGGCGACTCGTCGTCCACTCGCAAACGTCTCGAATGCAACCAACTCTCCGCACAGGGCAGGGCTCTTGCCAGTTAAACGAGCTCGCACTAATCAAATGGAAATGCCTTACGGACAACCACCGCTGAAGAAACAACTGATGGGGAACATGGAATACGAGACTCGATCCACTACCTGGCAGAACACGAACACTGACTCGAAACTTTTTGCGCGGCGATCGAATAACGGAAACCCTAGCGCATTTGAGAAGAAGCTCGTCGCGGCAAGGGAGAAAGAACGTCAACCGCTGGTGAAGCACGTCAAAGCCGAGAAGGCTCCAGCAGACACCATGGACTCCATTCGACAATGGCAACAGCACTATAGGAAGGCGTTCCCTCAATTCGTGTTTTACTTCGATAGCATCCCCGAGGATGTGAGACGGCGATTCTCTCGCCAAGTAATTGCTCTTGGAGCT CGTGAGGAGAAGTTTTTCTCGCGTCTAGTGACTCACGTTGTCACTTCGCGCGCCATCCCCCCGGAATTAGCCATTCCAGTGGAACCGGAGTCAACCGCAGACGTCGCCAACGGCGATGGTACCATGCAAACCGTCAACCCCTCCCTCCTGGAGAGAAACAGCGAGACTCACCTGCATGCTTTTTTAAAAACCGAGACACGACGTGACCAAGGCACCATGGACATTCTGCAAAGGGCAAGACAAATGGGGATGAAAATCTGGGCGTTGGAAAAGCTTCAGCGTATGATCACTGCCATCAATGACAGTGACATTGGTGCGCTATATGAACAAGCAGCTCGGGGCAGGGCCGCTGGGGGCAGGGCCGCTGGGGGTAACACCGTCAATGGCAGGGGCGAAAATGACCTTTCACGGGTTCTTCGTCAGGAACTTCTCAATGGACCATCTGATCGTGATCCACTGGCATCAATTGAAGTGATAATGTTCAAAGGACCATTTGTCTACATCCACGACATGAACGAGAAGACCAAACCAGTCATGGTTCGAGAATACCCCCGAGTCGCTAGACGCCAGGATGGATCATGGCCACAGTTCCGAAGCGCCCCCCTCGGAAAGTGTCCATTCATTGATGAGCCCCCGAGCAGGAAGGAATATGACCTACACCGCCTGCGCCAACtcaacaaagagaagaaggtcgCCTCTCACGTGGCTCATGGATCTCGTAACGCTAAGCCAAAAGCAGCTGTGCCAGTTCAAGTCCCCGAGTCTGTGACTACAACAGAGATAGCAAACTCCCAGCCATTGGCAAAACAGGACGAGCTTGTTTCACCTCCTATTCAGAACGAAATCCAAAAGCCATCATTTGAGGAAACCCAAGAGCGAAAGACTTCTGAAAGCTTCATCCCCCCCCACTTCCCTCGCACCGGGCCCTTCTATGTTGGCCGTGAGCCGGCTGCATCAGGTGTTCAGCCATCAAACATGACATCCGCAATTCGCTCACAAATGATCTCATCTACCGCTGCAGCACCTGGTGCGAAAGCCGGGCTCAGCAAGGAGGTTCATGGACTTAAGCGAAAGGTCCTCGAGAAGGGCACAGGTGGATTTGCAGCGGGATCCATGGCTGCCCCCCAACGCCGTGGGGACGGGTTTACAGCAGTTCCAATGAAGATGAACATCAATCCCCCTGGAAAGTCCAACCATCTCAATGAGGATGAAGCAAAGCAATCTGAGGTGGCTGGCTCAAAGCGACAAAGAGATGATAAAGAGGAGCAAAAGAAACCCGAATGCCGCAGAGATCCAAAGCCTGGTTATTGTGAGAACTGCATGGACAAGTTTGACGATTTTGAAGAG CACACTCTGACTCGGAAACATCGCCGGTTTGCTACGAACTCGACAAACTGGGCTGCACTCGATGCACTGCTCTCCGAAATTCAGCGTCCTCTCAAGAGTGAATTTGAATACGGACAGATCTGA
- a CDS encoding S-adenosyl-L-methionine-dependent methyltransferase, with translation MSEVQTRGEYLLVRNMAESERLEIQFKALQANIGYLLHPVIKQHDRMRIADVGTGTGIWLRELAAVLPGTCQLDGFDLSDVMFPGKNARPENITFHHQNFLEPFPDEYLGAYDVVNVRLMVVALSYDEWEPAVRNLMTLLKPGGHFQWIDCAIHECVIKGEPEGKRATNVRYGLDLLRKTLVSLGKTPTITALHGTFQKSGLESCEERIYTLDNPDTREDLNLTVVVAIQHILTAALELHGLEEIQSVHQLTALREAMLSDLHSLACYCCYDVSVVVGRKS, from the exons ATGTCTGAAGTCCAAACTCGGGGTGAATATTTGCTGGTTAGAAACATGGCCGAAAGCGAAAG GCTGGAGATACAATTCAAAGCCTTGCAGGCCAATATAGGGTATCTACTTCATCCAGTCATCAAACAACATGATCGTATGCGCATTGCAGATGTGGGCACAGGAACTGG gaTCTGGCTCCGTGAGCTCGCAGCTGTCCTCCCAGGAACTTGTCAGCTTGACGGGTTTGACCTCTCAGACGTCATGTTTCCCGGCAAGAATGCACGGCCGGAAAACATCACCTTCCATCATCAAAATTTCCTTGAGCCATTCCCGGATGAGTATCTGGGAGCATACGACGTCGTCAATGTTCGATTGATGGTGGTGGCTTTGTCTTATGACGAATGGGAGCCAGCTGTGCGTAATTTGATGACACTTCTCA AGCCGGGCGGGCATTTTCAATGGATTGACTGTGCCATACATGAATGTGTAATCAAAGGAGAGCCCGAGGGGAAACGAGCCACTAACGTACGGTATGGACTCGACTTACTCCGAAAGACTCTGGTTTCGCTTGGGAAAACACCAAC TATTACTGCTCTTCATGGCACTTTCCAGAAAAGTGGATTGGAATCCTGTGAAGAGCGGATCTACACACTTGACAACCCAGACACTCGGGAAGATCTCAATCTGACAGTCGTTGTTGCAATCCAGCATATTCTTACTGCTGCTTTAGAATTGCACGGGTTGGAAGAGATACAATCCGTGCACCAGCTTACGGCCCTGAGGGAGGCTATGCTTAGTGACTTGCACAGCCTTGCTTGCTATTGTTGCTATGATGTTTCCGTTGTAGTGGGGAGAAAATCTTGA
- a CDS encoding 3-methyl-2-oxobutanoate hydroxymethyltransferase PanB: MAAPGSALRRTVIASSSLLRTRIIPITRTHATDTIRGSRCPTRSSHFPTLHSVSQTRHSSYSAPSTGDNGKARKKVTIQTLRNLYKKGEPITMLTAHDFPSAHVADVSGMDMVLVGDSLGMVALGLENTTEVVMEEMILHCRSVARAAKAAFIIGDLPMGSYEVCAEQAIESSLRLVKEGRVHGVKIEGGQELAPTIKRITQAGVPVVGHVGLTPQRQNALGGFRVQGKTAVSAMKLLRDAVAMQEAGAFMLVLEAMPSEVASIITQKLQIPTIGIGAGNRCSGQVLVQVDMTGNFQPGRFVPKFVKQYADVWDEAARGISLYRDEVKSRAFPSEEYTYPIAKDELAGFQRTVDEVFQES; encoded by the exons ATGGCCGCGCCAGGCTCTGCGCTGCGGCGCACAGTAATTGCTTCTTCGTCGCTACTCAGGACAAGGATCATCCCCATTACCCGAACACACGCCACAGACACCATTCGGGGTTCCCGTTGCCCTACCCGGTCCTCCCATTTCCCGACCCTGCATTCCGTCTCGCAAACTCGACATAGTTCCTACTCCGCGCCATCCACCGGTGATAACGGAAAGGCGCGGAAGAAGGTTACTATCCAGACGCTCCGGAACTTGTATAAAAAGGGAGAGCCAATCACGATGCTCACAGCGCATGATTTTCCCAGTGCTCATGTGGCCGATGTGTCGGGAATGGACATGGTCTTGGTAGGGGATAGTTTAGGCATGGTAGCTCTTGGTCTGGAAAACACGACGGAGGTCGTTATGGAGGAAATGATTCTTCATTGTCGGAGCGTTGCGCGGGCAGCGAAAGCCGCTTTCATT ATCGGAGATCTACCGATGGGGTCATATGAAGTGTGCGCAGAGCAAGCCATCGAGTCGTCTCTGCGCCTGGTCAAGGAAGGCCGCGTACACGGTGTCAAGATTGAAGGTGGCCAGGAACTCGCGCCCACAATCAAGCGCATCACCCAAGCCGGCGTACCGGTGGTAGGCCATGTTGGTCTCACACCGCAGCGTCAAAATGCCCTCGGCGGCTTCCGTGTGCAGGGCAAGACGGCTGTCAGCGCGATGAAGCTGCTGCGCGATGCAGTCGCTATGCAAGAAGCCGGTGCATTCATGCTCGTGCTTGAGGCGATGCCGTCGGAGGTTGCATCGATAATTACACAGAAGCTGCAGATCCCTACCATTGGTATTGGCGCCGGCAATCGCTGCTCCGGGCAGGTTTTGGTGCAGGTTGACATGACTGGGAATTTCCAGCCTGGTCGGTTCGTGCCGAAGTTTGTTAAGCAGTATGCGGATGTTTGGGATGAAGCTGCGCGTGGAATCTCGCTGTATCGGGATGAGGTTAAAAGTCGGGCGTTTCCTTCGGAGGAATATACGTATCCCATTGCAAAAGATGAGCTCGCAGGGTTCCAGAGAACAGTGGATGAGGTCTTCCAGGAATCATGA
- a CDS encoding Ubiquitin-like protein ATG12, which translates to MNPSSPIRSPQSSPTSNPQSGTLSHRPSPRLPQNPGTPASNSANPPIPDDNHGADLPMNMSASVMLTNLPRDAHQALADVESIDSGKVTVRFQPLPSAPILKNRVFKVSASQKFETVVKFLRKKLDCKETDSVFCYVNSVFAPGLDEGMGGLWRCFKTDDQLIVAYSMTPAFG; encoded by the exons ATGAATCCATCTTCTCCAATACGCTCTCCACAAAGCTCTCCTACTTCAAACCCGCAATCAGGCACTCTCAGCCATCGTCCAAGCCCGCGCCTGCCCCAGAACCCAGGCACACCAGCGAGCAACTCCGCAAACCCACCAATTCCAGATGATAACCATGGTGCCGATCTACCGATGAATATGTCAGCATCGGTCATGCTGACAAATTTACCTCGCGATGCGCACCAGGCACTCGCGGATGTGGAGAGTATTGATTCGGGGAAAG TTACTGTTCGCTTCCAGCCTCTTCCATCAGCGCCGATCCTGAAAAATCGGGTGTTCAAGGTCAGCGCTTCGCAGAAATTTGAGACGGTTGTCAAGTTTCTGCGCAAGAAGCTCGATTGCAAAGAGACCGATTCTGTCTTTTGTTATGTTAATAGTGTATTTGCGCCTGGGCTGGATGAAGGTATGGGCGGGCTATGGAGG TGTTTCAAAACGGACGATCAATTGATCGTCGCTTATTCAATGACGCCAGCATTCGGCTGA
- a CDS encoding Actin-interacting protein 1: MAPVYHGQWSFHVDTFYVTSSCGHVHPRATYSELDTIFSAPLGDRRNRADHQDHWYEAQLLHFGLPPTKGKATAKMRLMDAFQDGILEVPAEILQMEATLARNWIQQDLEARLLGPSMRTPIDPAIAEATATDTTGFGTTQRPSVDEEGKAFGAGATGGAGVQGKMRSQRNKMQPPHTYQKRRKHSNGESSARPMKSARYRDQTGGPGLQVQIHANSNNENLYQTSTVIPKLVGNRRGHPALHRELQQIGYQTVPLLHQTISGTGTQLPPPGLMDTDGANDYLRYGYSPEMLKAE; the protein is encoded by the exons ATGGCACCCGTCTATCACGGCCAATGGTCATTCCACGTAGACACGTTCTACGTCACTTCCTCTTGCGGTCATGTTCACCCACGCGCCACATACTCCGAGCTAGATACCATTTTCAGTGCACCGTTGGGTGACAGAAGGAACAGAGCCGATCATCAAGACCACTGGTACGAGGCACAACTTCTCCATTTTGGGCTGCCGCCGACAAAAGGCAAAGCGACAGCCAAGATGAGATTGATGGATGCCTTTCAAGACGGAATACTAGAGGTTCCGGCGGAGATACTCCAAATGGAAGCAACGCTAGCAAGGAACTGGATCCAACAGGACCTGGAGGCCCGCCTTTTGGGTCCTTCGATGCGAACTCCAATCGATCCTGCCATTGCGGAAGCTACGGCGACTGATACCACTGGATTTGGTACCACTCAGAGGCCATCGGTTGACGAGGAGGGAAAGGCATTCGGTGCAGGTGCGACTGGAGGAGCCGGTGTGCAAGGCAAAATGCGATCTCAACGGAACAAGATGCAACCGCCTCATACTTAccaaaagagaaggaaaCACAGCAATGGAGAGTCATCGGCCCGCCCTATGAAAAGTGCCAGATATCGTGATCAAACTGGCGGACCTGGCTTGCAAGTACAGATCCACGCCAATTCAAACAATGAGAACCTCTACCAGACATCAACTGTTATTCCAAAATTAGTCGGAAACAGACGCGGACACCCGGCTTTGCACAGAGAGTTGCAACAAATTGGATACCAGACTGTGCCTTTATTACACCAGACTATCTCCGGAACA GGAACACAACTGCCTCCACCCGGCCTAATGGACACTGACGGTGCGAATGACTATCTTAGATACGGCTACAGCCCAGAGATGCTCAAGGCTGAATAA
- a CDS encoding MEMO1 family protein produces MAPLSWGDEFDGKKLGLAKTVRIQNDDFEDTNSSANPRPRPLTPPFPEHKELKPQALSNTSRWRLSLSKRREQPSNFEQIQSPLFKCLPTEVRLLIWEHYLCSRMLHIVRPKQRKWKQSHKPIVGVLCSEPRNFCPCSHHCWGLLARRPAGNCITPMNCGSYYHENFEWRIDTRKTDFVPLLQTCRRVYSETIDIIFQKNTFLFNHTDTIIDFSNTLLPQRMSLIRTLQLGFPDPGGSSWNRCCQVLATKLPNLKTLIIHLYPHVTNRLDDWLLPLHQIQQPAIFEVLLIKPWYLDPQWEKSTGLVDAPFKFSIVDVQRRSFLKKKDSDAGL; encoded by the exons ATGGCACCTCTAAGTTGGGGTGACGAGTTTGATGGAAAGAAACTCGGATTGGCGAAGACAGTTCGAATTCAAAATGACGACTTCGAAGACACCAACTCATCTGCAAACCCCCGCCCCAGGCCACTTACCCCACCATTCCCGGAGCATAAAGAGCTCAAACCTCAGGCTTTGTCAAATACTAGTAGATGGCGATTATCACTGTCTAAACGACGCGAGCAACCATCGAATTTCGAACAAATCCAGTCTCCACTGTTCAAATGTCTACCTACCGAAGTCCGACTTCTCATCTGGGAACACTATCTCTGTAGCCGGATGCTACATATCGTCCGACCGAAACAGCGAAAATGGAAGCAATCCCACAAACCAATTGTCGGGGTTTTATGCAGCGAACCTCGCAATTTCTGTCCATGCAGCCATCATTGCTGGGGACTCCTTGCTCGTCGACCTGCAGGTAACTGCATCACACCCATGAACTGTGGGTCATATTACCACGAGAACTTCGAGTGGAGAATCGATACGAGAAAAACCGATTTTGTGCCGCTTTTGCAAACATGTCGAAGAGT GTACTCCGAGACTATTGATATCATCTTTCAGAAGAATACTTTCCTCTTTAACCATACAGATACAATTATTGATTTTTCAAATACACTTCTACCACAGCGAATGAGCCTGATTCGCACTTTGCAGCTTGGTTTCCCCGATCCCGGTGGTTCAAGTTGGAATAGATGCTGCCAGGTTCTCGCGACGAAGTTGCCTAACCTGAAGACCTTGATCATCCATTTGTATCCTCACGTCACAAACCGTCTGGATGATTGGCTTCTACCGCTGCATCAAATCCAACAACCTGCGATCTTCGAGGTCTTGCTGATCAAGCCATGGTATCTGGATCCCCAATGGGAAAAGTCAACAGGGCTTGTCGATGCGCCTTTCAAATTTTCGATTGTTGACGTGCAGCGGCGCAgctttttgaaaaaaaaggattccGATGCTGGTTTATGA
- a CDS encoding Sirtuin family, which yields MPAADLQSFTEYLGGCKRIVALLGAGISASSGLPTFRGVGGLWRSHDFYSYRRHMALQADPNKAHYALAELSRRNEDLITLSQNVDDLSQRANHPSKQLHLLHGTLFTVKCTNFYCNHSEENYTDPIVPALEIPKKISGLNPSATDKTGEEASKAIAEALGGTSNEVDISDTSYPLATVNEKDLPQCPRCEDGLLRPGVVWFGEPLPEKTLKTVDEWIAAGPIDLCLVIGTSARIWPAAGYVHEARSQGARVAVCNMDPKDTPGELHKGDWFFQGDAGVIVPEILKSVIGEI from the exons ATGCCAGCGGCTGACCTCCAATCATTTACTGAATATTTGGGAGGCTGCAAACGCATCGTTGCTCTTCTTGGAGCTGGTATCTCAGCATCATCAGGTCTACCCACCTTCCGTGGCGTAGGCGGACTATGGCGTTCCCACGAC TTCTACAGCTATCGGCGACATATGGCCTTGCAGGCCGACCCCAACAAAGCACATTACGCCTTAGCGGAGCTTTCGCGGAGGAATGAAGATTTAATCACATTGAGCCAAAATGTTGACG ACCTCTCTCAGCGAGCAAACCATCCCTCGAAACAGctgcatcttcttcatggtACTCTATTCACAGTTAAATGTACCAATTTCTATTGCAACCACAGCGAAGAAAATTACACAGACCCCATCGTTCCTGCTCTCGAAATCCCAAAAAAGATTTCAGGTCTCAATCCCTCTGCGACCGACAAGACTGGCGAGGAAGCCTCGAAAGCGATCGCGGAAGCGCTGGGCGGCACAAGCAACGAAGTCGACATCTCCGATACCAGCTATCCTCTCGCCACAGTGAACGAAAAGGACCTACCTCAATGCCCGAGATGCGAGGATGGCTTGCTCCGACCGGGAGTCGTATGGTTTGGAGAACCCCTGCCGGAGAAGACTCTTAAGACTGTCGATGAGTGGATTGCGGCGGGTCCAATTGATCTGTGTTTGGTTATTGGCACCAGTGCGAGGATCTGGCCAGCTGCGGGGTATGTTCACGAGGCTCGTTCCCAGGGCGCACGGGTTGCTGTGTGCAACATGGACCCTAAGGATACTCCGGGTGAGCTTCATAAAGGGGACTGGTTCTTCCAGGGAGATGCGGGTGTTATTGTGCCTGAGATACTCAAGAGCGTTATTGGCGAgatttga